A genome region from Pan paniscus chromosome 17, NHGRI_mPanPan1-v2.0_pri, whole genome shotgun sequence includes the following:
- the ZNF24 gene encoding zinc finger protein 24: MSAQSVEEDSILIIPTPDEEEKILRVKLEEDPDGEEGSSIPWNHLPDPEIFRQRFRQFGYQDSPGPREAVSQLRELCRLWLRPETHTKEQILELVVLEQFVAILPKELQTWVRDHHPENGEEAVTVLEDLESELDDPGQPVSLRRRKREVLVEDMVSQEEAQGLPSSELDAVENQLKWASWELHSLRHCDDDGRTENGALAPKQELPSAVESHEVPGTLNMGVPQIFKYGETCFPKGRFERKRNPSRKKQHICDECGKHFSQGSALILHQRIHSGEKPYGCVECGKAFSRSSILVQHQRVHTGEKPYKCLECGKAFSQNSGLINHQRIHTGEKPYECVQCGKSYSQSSNLFRHQRRHNAEKLLNVVKV; encoded by the exons ATGTCTGCACAGTCAGTGGAAGAAGATTCAATACTTATCATCCCAACTCCAGATGAAGAGGAAAAAATTCTGAGAGTGAAGTTGGAGGAGGATCCTGATGGCGAAGAGGGATCAAGTATCCCCTGGAACCATCTCCCAGACCCAGAGATTTTCCGACAGCGATTCAGGCAGTTTGGATACCAGGATTCACCTGGGCCCCGTGAGGCTGTGAGCCAGCTCCGGGAACTTTGCCGTCTGTGGCTCAGGCCAGAGACGcacacaaaagaacaaatcttgGAGCTGGTAGTGCTGGAGCAGTTTGTTGCCATCCTACCCAAAGAGCTACAGACTTGGGTTCGAGATCATCATCCAGAGAATGGAGAGGAGGCAGTGACAGTGCTGGAGGATTTGGAGAGTGAACTTGATGACCCTGGACAACCG GTTTCTCTCCGTCGACGAAAACGGGAAGTACTAGTAGAAGACATGGTATCTCAAGAAGAAGCTCAGGGATTACCAAGTTCTGAGCTTGATGCTGTGGAGAACCAGCTCAAGTGGGCATCCTGGGAGCTCCATTCCCTAAGGCACTGTG aTGATGATGGTAGGACTGAAAATGGAGCACTAGCTCCAAAGCAGGAGCTTCCTTCAGCAGTAGAATCCCATGAAGTTCCTGGCACTCTCAATATGGGTGTtcctcaaatttttaaatatggagAAACCTGTTTCCCCAAGGGCAGgtttgaaagaaagagaaatccctCTCGAAAGAAACAACATATATGTGATGAATGTGGAAAACACTTCAGTCAGGGCTCAGCCCTTATTCTTCATCAAAGAATTCACAGTGGGGAGAAACCTTATGGATGTGTTGAGTGTGGGAAAGCATTCAGCCGAAGTTCCATTCTTGTGCAACACCAGAGAGTccacactggagaaaaaccttacaaatgtcttgaatgtgggaaagcctttagccAGAATTCGGGGcttattaatcatcagagaatccATACTGGGGAGAAACCTTATGAATGCGTTCAGTGTGGGAAATCGTATAGTCAAAGCTCAAATCTTTTTAGACATCAGAGAAGACACAATGCAGAAAAACTTCTGAATGTTGTGAAAgtttaa
- the LOC103783604 gene encoding zinc finger protein 271 — MEIQFNYESQEHHLLSDGENKTKIGKPASEEGITAKIEPLTEESSSLRENVLQDSEGREFCEFGDKLNEKDQNVFKRRPHNCDEYGQSFVWSTSLFRHRKTHCEKPYECDKCGKAFSVSSALVLHQRIHTGEKPYSCNWCIKSFSRSSDLIKHQRVHTGEKPYKCDECGKAFSQSSDLIIHQRIHTGEKPYQCSHCSKSFSQRSDLVKHQRIHTGEKPYTCNQCNKHFSQSSDVIKHQRIHTGEKPYKCDVCGKAFSQSSDLILHQRIHTGEKPYPCNQCSKSFSQNSDLIKHRRIHTGEKPYKCNECGKAFNQSSVLILHQRIHTGEKPYPCDQCSKTFSRLSDLINHQRIHTGEKPYPCNQCNKMFSRRSDLVKHHRIHTGEKPYECDECGKTFSQSSNLILHQRIHTGEKPYACSDCTKSFSRRSDLVKHQRIHTGEKPYACNQCDKSFSQSSDLTKHQRVHSGEKPYHCNSCEKAFSQSSDLILHQRIHTGEKPYLCTQCSKSFSQISDLIKHQRIHTGEKPYKCSECRKAFSQCSALTLHQRIHTGEKPNPCDECGKSFSRRSDLINHQKIHTGEKPYKCDACGKAFSTCTDLIEHQKIHAEEKPYQCVQCSRSCSQLSELTIHEEVYCGEDSQNVMNVRKPLVYTPTLFSTRDTVPGKNLMNAVDY, encoded by the coding sequence ATGGTGAGAACAAGACCAAGATTGGAAAGCCAGCTTCAGAGGAGGGAATTACAGCAAAAATTGAACCATTGACAGAAGAGTCTAGCAGTCTCAGAGAGAATGTTCTCCAGGATTCTGAAGGCAGAGAATTCTGTGAATTTGGggataaattaaatgaaaaagatcAGAACGTCTTTAAAAGGAGACCTCATAACTGTGACGAATATGGGCAAAGCTTTGTTTGGAGTACAAGCCTTTTTAGGCATCGAAAAACACACTGtgagaaaccttatgaatgtgATAAGTGTGGAAAGGCCTTTAGTGTGAGCTCAGCCCTGGTTCtgcatcagagaattcacactggggAGAAACCTTATTCCTGTAATTGGTGTATTAAAAGTTTCAGTCGGAGCTCAGACCTTATTAAACACCAAAGAGTCCACACTGGTGAAAAACCTTATAAATGTGAtgagtgtgggaaagccttcagtcaGAGCTCAGATCTTATTATACATCAGAGAATCCATACAGGAGAAAAACCCTATCAATGCAGTCATTGTAGTAAAAGTTTTAGCCAGCGCTCAGATCTGGTTAAACATCAGAGAATCCATACTGGAGAGAAGCCTTATACTTGTAACCAGTGTAACAAACATTTTAGTCAGAGTTCTGATGTGATAAAACATCAAAGAATCCACACTGGGGAGAAACCATATAAATGTGATgtgtgtgggaaagccttcagtcaGAGCTCAGATCTTATTCTGCATCAGAGAATCCATACTGGGGAGAAACCATATCCATGTAATCAGTGTAGCAAAAGTTTCAGTCAGAATTCAGACCTTATTAAACATCGAAGGatccacactggagagaaaccctataaatgtaatGAGTGTGGGAAAGCTTTTAATCAGAGCTCAGTCCTTATTTTACATCAGAggattcatactggagagaaaccctatccCTGTGATCAATGTAGCAAAACCTTCAGTAGGCTTTCAGATCTTATTAATCATCAacgaattcacactggagagaagccttaCCCATGTAATCAGTGCAATAAAATGTTTAGTCGAAGATCAGATCTTGTTAAACATCACAGAATTCATACaggtgagaaaccctatgaatgtgaTGAATGTGGGAAAACCTTTAGTCAGAGCTCCAACCTTATTCTTCATCAGAGaatccacactggagagaaaccttatgcATGTAGTGATTGTACTAAAAGCTTTAGTCGCCGTTCAGATCTTGTTAAGCATCAAAGAAtacacactggagagaaaccatatgCATGTAATCAGTGTGATAAAAGTTTTAGTCAAAGCTCAGACCTCACTAAACATCAGAGAGTACACTCTGGTGAAAAGCCTTATCATTGCAATAGTTGTGAGAAAGCCTTCAGTCAGAGTTCTGACCTTATTCTtcatcagagaattcacactggagaaaaaccaTATCTGTGCACACAGTGCAGCAAAAGTTTCAGTCAGATCTCAGACCTCATTAAACACCAGAGAATCCACACTGGGGAAAAACCATATAAATGCAGTGAGTGCAGGAAGGCTTTCAGTCAGTGCTCAGCTCTTACCCTACACCAGAGAATCCACACTGGGGAGAAACCAAATCCATGTGATGAGTGTGGCAAAAGCTTTAGTCGGCGTTCTGATCTCATTAACCATCAAAAAATACACACTGGTGAAAAGCCGTATAAGTGTGATgcatgtgggaaagcctttagcaCATGTACTGATCTTATTGAACACCAGAAAATCCATGCTGAGGAGAAACCCTACCAGTGTGTTCAGTGCAGCAGAAGTTGTAGCCAACTCTCTGAACTTACTATTCATGAGGAAGTCTATTGTGGAGAAGACAGTCAAAATGTGATGAATGTGAGAAAACCTTTAGTGTATACACCAACTCTATTCAGTACCAGAGACACCGTACCAGGAAAAAATCTAATGAATGCTGTTGATTATTGA